A region of the Nocardia asteroides genome:
GCGCGGCACCGACCGCGTGGTGGTGCGCGACGGTGAGGCGATCGGCGCGCTGCTGACCAGGATGGGCGCGCACGGCACCCGGATGGTCTGGGAGGAACGCAGGCTGCGCCGGGAGGTGCGCGCGACCGCGAATCGGCTGGCCAATTTCGACGACGCCAACCTGCGCCGGTCGGCGCGGGCGGCGGTCGCCGCGGCGGCTCGGGTGGAACGCGCGCTGGAGATCCTCAGCGACGACGTGCCCGACCATCTCGCCGCCGCGGGCAAGCTGCGTGTGCAGCACCGGCAGGCGTCGCTGGAGGAACTCGGCCAGCTCGCCGACCCCCCGATGACGAAAGACGCTGTCGCGGGCCGCATTCGGCGGCTGCTGTCGATGGCCGACCGGCGCGCCAAGGAACTGGGCGTCCCGGACACCGAGTCGGCCGTCACGGCCGAACTGCTCGACGAAGCCTGACCTCGGGCTTTCGGTGATTTCCGCGACGATCCCCGCGACGCTGCCCGTCGCGGGGATCGCGGAGTTCCCGGCTGCCGACTTTGGGTTGGTCGGGCGTCTGACCAGGCAACCCGTCCCGACGAAAGCCAGGTGCGTGTCGGCGGAGGCACAGCAGGGCGTTAGTGTGGGTGGGCATCGGAACGATCCGCTGGAAAGTTGAGGAGCGATAACGTGACTGTCCGGGTAGGCATCAACGGCTTCGGTCGTATCGGACGTAACTTCTTCCGGGCGGTGGAGGCGCAGAAGGCGCTCGGCACCACCGACATCGAGATCGTCGCGGTCAACGACCTCACCGACAACGCGACCCTCGCGACCCTGCTCAAGTACGACTCGATCCTGGGCCGGTTGCCCCAGGATGTCTCGCTCGACGGCGACGACACCATCGTGGTGGGCGACCAGCGGATCAAGGCGCTGGCCATCAAGGAGGGCCCGGCGGCGCTGCCGTGGGGCGATCTGGGCGTCGACGTGGTCGTCGAGTCCACCGGCATCTTCACCGATGCCACCAAGGCCAAGGGCCACCTCGCCGCGGGCGCGAAGAAGGTGATCATCTCCGCTCCGGCCAAGGGCGAGGACATCACCATCGTCATGGGCGTCAACGACGAGAAGTACGACGGCAGCCAGAACATCATCTCGAACGCCTCGTGCACCACCAACTGCCTCGGCCCGCTGGCCAAGGTGCTCAACGACGAGTTCGGCATCGAGCGTGGCCTGATGACCACCATCCATGCCTACACCCAGGACCAGAACCTGCAGGACGGCCCGCACAGCGACCTGCGTCGCGCGCGCGCCGCCGCGCTGAACATCGTGCCCACCGGCACCGGCGCCGCGAAGGCCATCGGCCTGGTGCTGCCCGAGTTGCAGGGCAAGCTGGACGGCTACGCGCTGCGCGTGCCGGTCCCGACGGGCTCGGTCACCGACCTGACCGCCACCCTGCGCAAGTCGGCCACGCTCGAGGAGATCAACGCCGCCTACAAGGCCGCCGCCGAGGGCCCGCTGAAGGGCATCCTCAAGTACAACACCGACCCGATCGTCTCCTCCGACATCGTCACCGACCCGGCCTCGTCGATCTACGACGCGCCGCTGACCAAGGTGATCGACGACCAGGTGAAGGTCGTGTCCTGGTACGACAACGAGTGGGGCTACTCCAACCGTCTCGCCGATCTCATCGGCCTCGTCGGCAAGTCGCTCTGACGCGCATGGCTGTCAAGACACTCGCGGATCTGCTCGGCGAGGGTGTCGAGGGTCGGGGCGTGCTGGTGCGCTCCGACCTGAACGTGCCCCTCGACGACAAAGGACAGATCACCGATCCCGGCCGCATCATCGCCTCGGCGCCGACCATCAAGGCGCTCGCCGAAGCGGGCGCGAAGGTCGTCGTGACCGCGCACCTCGGCCGCCCGAAGGGCGAGCCGGACGCGAAGCTCTCGCTGGCGCCGGTGGCAGCCCGGCTCGCCGAGGAACTGGGCCGCAATGTGCAGCTGGCCGGTGACGTGGTGGGTCAGGACGCGCTCGCGCGGTCCGAGGGCCTCACCGACGGCGACGTGCTGCTGCTGGAGAACATCCGGTTCGACCCGCGTGAGACCAGCAAGGACGACGCGCAGCGGGCCAAGCTGGCCGCCGCGCTGGTCGAGCTCGTCGGCGACGACGGCGCGTTCGTTTCCGACGGTTTCGGTGTGGTGCACCGTAAGCAGGCGTCGGTGTACGACGTCGCCCAGCAGTTGCCGCACTACGCGGGCACGCTGGTCGCGGCCGAGGTCGAGGTGCTGGCCAAGCTGACCGAGAACCCCGACCGGCCGTACGCGGTCGTGCTCGGCGGTTCCAAGGTCTCCGACAAGCTGGCGGTCATCGAGGCGCTCGCGCCGATGGTCGACACGCTGGTGATCGGAGGCGGCATGTGCTTCACCTTCCTTGCGGCACAGGGCCTCTCGGTGGGCTCCTCTTTGCTGCAGGAGGAGATGGTGGACACCTGCAAGCGTCTGCTCGAGCAGTACGCCGACGTCATCCACCTGCCGCGCGACATCGTGGTGGCCGACGCGTTCGCCGCGGACGCGGAGTCGAAAGTTGTTGCTGCACATGAGATCCCGGACGGCTGGCTGGGTCTGGACGTGGGCCCGGACTCGGTGGACCGCTTCGCGGTACTGCTGACCGAGGCGCGCACCGTCTTCTGGAACGGGCCGATGGGTGTGTTCGAGTTCGAGAAGTTCGCCGCGGGCACCCGCGGGGTGGCCGAGGCGATCGTGACCGCGACCGGTAAGGGCGCGTTCACCGTGGTCGGCGGCGGTGATTCGGCCGCGGCCGTGCGCGCGCTCGGGCTGCCGGAGGACGGTTTCTCGCACATCTCCACCGGCGGCGGCGCGTCGCTGGAATACCTGGAGGGCAAGGAACTCCCCGGCATCGCGGTGTTGGAGGGCTGAGCATGGCACGCAAACCGCTCATCGCGGGCAACTGGAAGATGAACCTCAATCACCTCGAGGCCATCGCCCTGGTGCAGAAGATCGCGTTCGCGCTGCCGGAGAAATACTTCGACAAGGTCGATGTGGCGGTGATCCCGCCGTTCACCGACCTGCGCAGCGTGCAGACGCTGGTCGAAGGGGACAAGCTCCTGCTCACCTACGGCGGTCAGGACGTCTCCGTGCACGAGGCGGGCGCCTACACCGGTGAGATCAGCGCGAGCATGCTCGCCAAGCTGGGCTGCACCTTCGTCGTGGTGGGGCACTCCGAACGGCGGCAGTACCACAACGAGGACGACGCCACCGTGCTGGCCAAGGCCAAGCAGGCGTTGAAGCACGGCATCACGCCGATCGTCTGCATCGGTGAGGGCCTGAACATCCGCGATGCCCGAACGCATGTCGAGTACAACCTCGAGCAGCTGCGTGGATCGCTGAAAGGCCTTACGGCGGAGCAGATCTCGAAGATCGTCATCGCCTACGAGCCGGTGTGGGCGATCGGCACCGGCAAGGTGGCCACCCCCGCCGACGCGCAAGAGGTCTGTGGCGCGATCCGCGGGGAGCTGGAGAAGCTCGCCTCGCCGGAGGTGGCTTCGGGGGTCCGCGTGCTCTACGGCGGGTCGGTGAACGCCAAGAACGTCGGAGAACTGGTCGCCCAGACCGATATCGACGGCGCATTGGTCGGCGGCGCTTCGCTCAAGGGTGACGAATTCGCCACCCTCTCCGCGATCGCCGCGGGCGGCCCGCTGCCCTGACCTGGGCATCAGCGCAACAGCCCGGTATCGCTTCCCGCGATACCGGGCTGTGTCGTTTCGCCGACAGTGATCACGGGTGCTCGGCGGCCGGTGCTCGTGCGATGATGGCCGAGCTCGATTCCGTGGCTCGACAAGGACTTTCGTGACTCTTCGCAAGCTGTACACCGCACTTCCGGTCGCGCTGGTCGCGCTGGCCACCCTCGTCGGCTGTTCCGACGATTCGTCGCACGATCACGATCACGCCCATCCCGGCGTGACATCCACCACCGCCGCCGCGGCGGTGCGACCGGAGCAGCAGGACGCGGGACACCGCAGGCTCAATCAGCTGGTGGGGGAGTGGAAGGGCGAGAAGTCGACCTTCGTCGCGGGCGGCACGGCGGACAACCCGATCAAGCGGGAGATCGTCTCGCGCTGGGAGTGGATCGCCGAGACCGGCAACAACTTCCTGCGCGAGGAAGCCGAGGACATCCAGGGAAGCGCCGCCTACTACCGGCTCGGACTGCTCGGATTCTCGCCGACCGACAACCGCTACGAGTGGTCGACCGTCGACAGCATCACGCCGATGACGATGAGCTACAAGGGCGCCAAGGGAAGCGGCGGCGACGCCGAAATCGTCATGGCCGGTGAATTCACCGATCCCGGCGTCCTCGGCGAGCAGTTCATCGGCAAGACGATCGCGATGCGAACCGTGATTCGGCTGGAGTCGGCCGACCGGGTGGTCATGGAAATCTCCTTCACGCCGCCCGGAGAAGCCGAGCGAGTCGCCGATCGCGTCGTGCTCACCCGGCGGAAGTAGTCCGCGCGCTCACTGCGCGTGCAGGACCAGGCCCGCGCCGTTGTCGTTGCGCAGGGTCAGCGTGCCGGCGTCCACCGTGGCGTTCGTCCCGCCGTCCAGAGCGTTCAGGACGGCTTGCTCGACCTCCATCACCTCCGGGGAGCACATCATCTTCGTGGTGGCGATCCGGAAAGTGATCTGCGCACCCGACACCTCGGCGCTGCCGGTCATCTGGTTGCACCCGGCGGCGCCGGAGACGCTGCCGTCCTCGGCGATGGTGAGCGTCGGCCGCGCTTCGTCGAGGGCGCGCGAGCGGACCTGGCTGTTGTCGGTGATGAGCGAGGTGACCAGCCAGGACGTGCCCTTGACGGGCTTGTCCGGCTGAGCGACCTTCTTGTCGAGCAAGGTCACCGTGCGGTCGGCACTGTGCAGGGTCAGGCGCGAGTCGTCGAGCCGCCAGCTGGGCTGAGAGTTCAGCAGGCCGCTGAGCCACTCGTCGGCGCCTCGCCGGTCGTCCTCGCAGGCCATCAGCGTGGTGGCCAGGCCGGAGACGTGCAGAACGTGATCGTCGAGAGTTACCGCGCCGGTGAACTTGTTGCATCCCGCGTCGGCCGCCAGCCGCCCCTCGGTGAAGCTGATCGTCAGCGGCCCGCCGCCGGGAATCGGGGCGCCTTCGACGTTGGTCGAGAGGAAGGTGCGGCCCACCGGAGTCGGCTCGTCGGCGCCGCGGTCGGGTTCCTGGCCCGAGCAGCCCGCGATCGCGCAGAGAGCGAGCAGGACGACCGGTCCCAGTCGCACGAAGTGTGCCGCCATGCGGCGATGCTACCGGCGATTCGTCCGCTGACCTGGATTGCGCCGGTCGCGACGGCCTGGCGAGGAGCCCCGAGAAGGATCTTCGCGGCGGGAAAACCGAAACTCATGGGATGACTCGTCCGGTGTCGTATTAGTATCTGTGCGTGCACCGATGCTTCCCCATCACCCCGCCGCCCGCCTCCTGAGCGAGGTGTAGATATCCAGCGCGCCACCGTGCGGTGAGCGCGCTCTTTCGGCATCGCTGTGCACCTCGCGTCCGCGACCTCTATCCCTTTTCGTCGCAGGAGCGCGATCTTTCATGTCCTCATCTGTCTCCACGCCCGCCCGTTCCGGGCTGGTCTACCTCGTCGGCGCCGGAATTCTCTGGGGCACCGGCGGTCTGCTCGGCACGTTGTTGCACCGGGCCACCGGTTTGGCGCCCGTCTCCGTGGCCACCTGCCGGCTCGCCGTCGGCGGGCTGCTGCTGATGATCCTGCTCGCGGGCACACGGCGGCCATGGCCGCGAAATGCGACGGCGTGGCGGCGGATCGGCGCCGTCGCCGTGCTCGCGGCGACCTTCCAGGCCGCCTATTTCGGCGCCGTCGCGGCCTCGTCGGTCAGCCTCGCCACGCTGATCACCATCGGTACGTCGCCGGTGGTCGTCGCGGTGGTGGAGCACGTCACCGGAAGGCGGGCGGTGGACCGCCGCCGTGCGGCGACGATCGGCATCGCCCTGTGCGGGCTGGCATTGCTGGTCGGGGTGCCGACCGGAAACACAGGGACGGCCGGGTTGCTGGTCGGCGCGGCCCTCGCTGCGGTGGCCGCGACGGCGTTCGCGACCGTCACCGTGATCAACGCCGTGCCGGTTCCCGGGCTCGACGCGACGACCACCATCGCCCTCGGATTCACCGGTGGAGCGTTGCTGCTCGCACCCCTCGCGGCAACGAGCGGGCTGGGATTCGACCCGACGCCGGGCAGCGTCGCGCTGGTTGTTCTGCTGGGCCTGGCGCCGACCGCGGTCGCCTACACGTTGTACTTCCGCGGACTGTCGGATTCCGGCCCGGGAATTGCCGCGGTGCTGGCTCTGCTCGAACCGCTTACGGGAGCGACGCTCGCGGCAGTCGTCCTGGGAGAACGTCTCACCGCGCCCGGGGTGGCGGGGGCGGCATTGCTCATCGTGGCACTGCTGCTCGCCGCCACACCCGCGCGTCCGGCGGTCCAGGGGCCGGACTCGGCGGCGGAGCGGCGCCACGCCCGCGACTAAGCTTCGGCGCGTGACCACTGCCGCGACGAGCCCGGGTTCCACCTGGGCGCCGCTGCGTTCGCCGGTGTACCGGGCGCTGTGGGTGGCGCAATTGGTGTCGAATCTCGGTACCTGGATGCAGACCGTCGGCGCGCAGTGGATGATGGTCGACCTGCCCAACGCGGCGGCGCTGGTGTCGTTCGTGCAGACCGCCATCACGCTTCCGGTGATGCTGCTGGCCATCCCGTCCGGCGTGATCGCCGATCTGGTGGACCGGCGCAGGCTGCTGCTCGGGGCGCAAACCACGATGGCGCTGCTCGCCACGGTCCTCGCTGTGTCCACGGCGACCGGGCACACCACCCCCGCCGTGCTGCTGACCTTGTTGTTCCTGCTCGGCTGCGGTCAGGCGCTGACCGCGCCGGCCTGGCAGGCGATCCAGCCGGAACTGGTTTCGCGCGAGCAGATCCCGGCGGCGTCCGCGCTGGGCAGCATGAACATCAACCTCGGAAGGGCGGTGGGGCCCGCGCTGGCCGGTGCGCTGGTCTCGCTGTCCGGGCCGACGCTGGTGTTCGCGCTGAACGCGATGTCGTTCGCCGGGATCGTCGCGGTACTGACGGTCTGGCGCAGGCCGTCGGCCGACCGGCGCTTGCCCACGGAACGTCCGATGGCGGCATTGCAGGCGGGTACCCGGTTCATCCGGGCGGCGCCCGCGATCCGCCGGGTGCTGCTGCGCTCGATCCTGTTCATCGCGCCCGCCAGCGCGGTGTGGGCGCTGCTGCCGGTGATCGCTCGCGACCGGCTGGGGTTGTCGTCGTCCGGGTACGGCCTGATGCTCGGCGCCCTGGGCGTCGGCGCGGTGCTCGGCGCCGCGGCGCTGTCCCGGTTGCGGGCGTGGCTGACCCCGACACAGCGGCTCACCATCGCCGCGACCCTGTTCGGGGTGGCGACGGCGGGTACGGCACTGCTGCGCGTCGTTCCGGTGGTGCTGGTGCTGCTGGTGTTCGCGGGATTGGCCTGGCTGCTGGCGATGTCCACGATGAACGCGACCATGCAGCTGCTGCTGCCCGCCTGGGTGCGGGCGCGCGGGCTGTCGGTCTATCTGCTGGTGTTCATGGGCGGCCAGGCGATCGGCTCGCTGGTCTGGGGTCTGGTCGCCGACTCGATCGGCTCGGTGCAGGCGCTGTTGTGGGCCGCGTCGCTGCTGGCGCTCTGCGCGGTCAGCACCGTGTGGCTGCCCATCCGGAACGACCCCGAGATGCTCGACTTGACTCCCTCGGCGTTCTGGCCGGAACCTCAGCTGGCGGTCGAGCCCGATCCCGACGACGGTCCCGTACTGGTCCTGCGCAGCTACGACGTGCCGCCGGAGAGCGTGGAGGAATTCCTCGCCGCCATGGCCTTCGTCGGCCGGTCCCGGCAGCGCACCGGTGCGATGGAGTGGCGTCTCTATCGCGATGTCGGGGTGATCGACCGCTACGTGGAGGCGTTCGTGGTGCGGTCCTGGGCCGAGCACATGCACCAGCACCAGGTCCGGCTCACCGCCCAGGACCAGGTGCGAGAAGAGGCCGTCGCGAAGTTCGGCACCGCAGAGGGGGAGCAGGTCACCCACCTCGTCGCGGTCGAACGGCGCTAGGTCGGCACCCGGCGGCGCGGGCCCCGAGTGCCTGATTCGGTGCGATCGCACCGACCGCATAGACTGTCCGGCATGCGGATGTTCCTGGATATCCTCCTGATCATCACCAGCGTGCTGCTGGTGCTGCTGGTGCTGCTGCACCGCGCCAAGGGTGGAGGTCTGTCCAGCCTGTTCGGCGGCGGTGTGCAGTCCAGCCTGTCCGGGTCCACCGTCGTGGAGAAGAACCTCGACCGCGTCACCATCTTCACCGGCGTCATCTGGCTGATCGCCATCCTCGGCATCGGCCTGGAGATCAAGTTCGCCTGATTCCGGCGGCCGCCGTCAGCACCGCCACGTCGAGCGCGAGTTCGGCCAGGACGACGGCGGGACAACTCGACCGAGCCGGCGCATAGCGCCGCGCCCTCACCCCCTGGCGAATGGTGGGTCGGCTGCCGCGCGCGGAAGGTTCGCTCCGTCTTGCGCGCGTTGCCCTCGGGGCAGGGTCGGCCGACGCGCGCGCGTACCGCTCGCGCCGTACCGGGTGGCGCAAGCGGTGGCCGCACATCGAGGCGCGCCTCGGAACCCGAGCGCGCCTCCACCGGAATCAGTCGACGCGCGGAACGCGACCGCCGACGTCGGTGAACCCGTAATACTCGGCGAGATCCGCTACCGGCCAGGGCAATCCCGTGCGGGAGCGACGGCCCGCGTCGGTGGCGAGCGCGACGACGGCGCGGCCGGTGAAGCGCGGCGTCTGCGCGTCACCGAGGTCGAAGGTGCCCTCACCGGGCAACGTGACCAGACGCCTGCCGGTGGCGTCGGCCGGAACCAATTGCAGCAGTTCGGTGTCGACGATGCCGGGCCAGAGCGAGACCACGGTCACTTCGGTGCCCGCGAGGTTGTGCGCCATGTCGGCGGTGAGCCGGTCCAGAGCGGATTTCGCGACGCCGTACACCGCGTTGTGCATGTATCGGCGTGCCCCTGGCGAGGAGATGTTGACGATCAACCCGCCCGACTCGATCAACAGCGGCGCCGCGAAAACGCTCGCCACGTAATGCGATCGGACCCCCACGTCGAACGACTCATCCCATGCCGCCGGCGGCACCTCCCAGAACGGCTTGCCCAGCCAGCGGGCGGCGGCGGGCGAGTTGTAGACGTTGTTCACCAGGACGTCCAACCTACCGTGCTCGTCACGGATCAGCTCGAACAGCCGCTGCACCGCGTCGTCGTCGCGGTGATCGCACACGAACGGGATGCCGACTCCGCCCGCGGCATCGATTTCCGAGGCAGTGGCGTGTACGGTGCCGGGTAGCCGTCCCTGTGTCGCCGAGCGTCCGGTGACGAGCACCGTGGCGCCCGCCGCACCCAGCTCCAGCGCGATCCCCTTGCCGATGCCGCGGCTGGCGCCGGTGACCACCGCGACCTTGCCTTCGAGCCTTTCCGGTATTCCGTTCACGGAATCGGAACATTACCGTGAAGCGATAACGTGTTCTAGGTTTTGGAGGTCCGAGTGGAGCTGACTCATCGGTTCGTGACGACCGACGGTATCCGTATGCACGTCGCCGAGCAGGGCGAGGGGCAGCCGGTGGTCTTCTGTCACGGGTTTCCGCACACCTGGTACATCTGGCACCGGCAGCTTCCCGCGATCGCCGCGGCCGGCTACCGCGCCCTGGCGCCGGACCTGCGCGGCTACGGGCGGACCGACGTCCCTGCCGACCTCGAGGCCTACACCAATCGCGCGGTGTGCGGCGACCTGCTCGCGCTGCTCGATGACATCGGCGCCGAACGGGCGGTGTTCGTCGGCCTGGATTTCGGCGCGGCGCTGGTGTGGGAACTGGCGTTGCGCGCGCCGGAGCGGGTGCGCGGCGTCATCGTCCTGAACAATCCGTTCGCGCCACGTCCGCCGCGTGCTCCGTCACAGCTGTGGGCGAAGGCCGCGGCGCGGCACTTCTTGCACCTGCACTACTTCCAAACTCCGGGCGTAGCCGACGCGGAACTCGGCGCGCGGCCCCGGGATTTCCTGGCCCGCGTGTACTACGCGCTCAGCGCCGACTATCACTACCTGGACACCTGGCGTTTCCCGGCCGAGGGCACCGGCTACCTCGACGTGCTGCCGGAGGCGCCCGCACTGCCCTGGCAGTGGCTCGGCACGAACGAGTTGGACGTACTGGCAGCGGATTTCGAGCGCACCGGGTTCACCGGCGGATTGAACTGGTATCGCAGCCTGGACCGCAACTGGGAGCTCACCGCCGAGTACGCGGACGCGAAAGTCACTGTGCCCGCGTATTTCCTGTACGGCGACCGCGACCCGGACATGGAAGGCTTCAGCGGACGTGACCCGCTGGCCACCCTGCGCGAGCACGTCGTCGATCTGCGCGCGGTGACCGAGATCGCCGGAGCGGGCCACCTCGTCCAGCTGGAGCGAACCGAGCAGGTGAACGCGTTGCTCACCGCTCATCTCGGCCACCTTGCCGCGCATCCCGCCGAGCTCCCGGCCTGAAGCGAATCGCCTTCGGTCCCAGTGGCGTTCGTTGTCGGTGGGCACCGCTAATGTTCGGTGAATGAGTTATAGCCTGAGCATCTACGTCGTCGAACTGGACAGGGTCAAGGGCGCCATCGGGTCCGGGGACGAGAAGCTCCGGCGCATGATCGGCGGCCGGTTCAAAGCCCAGCTGACCCACGACGACGACTGGTTCGCCGACGAGATCGCCGGCGGCGCGCCCACCCGCTACGAGGCCGTGCGCGCCGTCATCGACGGCGGCCCGTTCGACCCGGCCTACGGTTTCCAGTACGGCTACGCCTACCAGACGATCTGCCAGTTCTACGGCCGCTTCGCCGACAACCGCTATTTCTCGGCGTTCCGTGGTCGCTGGCTCGACCACATCGACGACGGGCTCGCCACGCTCGGCATCAAAGCGGTCAGCGTCCGCGCGTTCATGTACCACTCGCTGCCGCCTTCGCTGCCGCAACCGGACGAACTGCCCGGCTACGGCGAATGGACGCCCGAGCAGTGCGCGGAGGCGCTCGTGCAGTGGGAATCGACCACGCCACCGCAACGCGAAGAGGTTGATCACGAGGTCCTCGCCGCCATCGAGTCCTGCATCGAGTGGATCCGGGAGGCGCAGGCGCGCCCCGGCTGGGGGATCGCCGGGTTCTTCTACTGAGCCGCCGGGTCAGCGCATGCCGCCATGGCTTCAACTCATGCGGTGCGCATGCCGGGGGAACTGCCTGGCGGATCGAGTTCGTCCAGCGGCGTCGAGCGCACTCCGGGAGGCCGCTCGGCTCGCGATCGGGTGCAGTCCCGCGGAAGGCGCGAGGCCTAGCGGTATTCCTCGGCCAGCTTCGGGTAGTCCGACCACCGCGGCAGCGGCTCGAAGTCGAGATAGGCGGTGAGACGGTCGAGCAGGTACTGCCAGCGGGGGCCGATCGCCCCGGCATCGGCGGGGCAGACGTGGCGGCGGGTCAGTTCGACGGTGGTGACCACGCCGACCTGGCTCATCCGGACTTCGAGCAGACAGCCGTCGATGTGCACGACCAGTTCGTGCGGCGCTTGACAGTGGTCGACCCGCACCGCGACCGGGCCGGGAACAGGACCGTCGAACAAGTCGATGGTGAGGTTCCCGTTGCCGCCGGAGACGGCGCCGAGCCAGCGCGCGAGCTGGCCGCGCTCGGTGGCCGCCGACCAAACGTCGAGCACAGGCTTGTGGAAGGAACGCAGGTAATGCAAGAGCACCAGGTCCCCGTCGGCCGTGTGCTCGTGCTCCGGTCGCACCTCGCCGAGCATGGACATCGTGGTCATCGCCATGTCCTTTCCGCTGCTGGTCACCGTCACCCTGACTGTATGTCCACTATTCCCCGGCCGAATCGAATTCCCGCGAAGGCCGGGCCTCGGCGCGGCGCGGTTGCGCGACGGTCGCTCCGCTCAGCAGCCGCAGGGCCGCGGCCTCGATCCGGTCCTCGTCGAGCAGCACCGTCGCGGCGGCCGGACCCAGCGGCACGAAACTGTCCTCGCTGGTGACGCGCGCGAGAAGCCCGGTGAAACCGGCGTCGATCACGGCCGCGCACACAGCCTCCGACACGCCACCACTGCGACGGGTCTCGTCCACGACGAGGACCCGGCCGGTCGCGCGCGCGTGCCGCAGCAGATCACTCACCGGTAGCGGAGTCAGCCAGCGCAGATCGAGCACACGCGCGTGGACGCCGTGCCGGGCCAGGCGGCGCGCCGCGCGCAGGCTCATCGGCACACCGTTGGCGAAGGTGACCAGGGTCAGGTCGGTCCCGTCGCCGTAGACGCGCGCGCGGCCGATTTCGACGTGATCGGACGTCGACGGGTGCGCCAGCCAGCCGTCGTCTCCTGGATGGTGCAGGTCGCGGGTGTGATAGAGCGCGATGGGCTCGAGGAACAGACACACCCTGCCATCCACTCGGGCAGCCGACACACAGGTGCGCAGCATCGCCGCGGCGTCGTCGGCGCGAGCGGGTGAGGCGAGCACGATACCGGGGATGTCGCGCAGCGCGGCCACCGAGTTGTCGTTGTGGAAATGACCGCCGAAGCCCTTCTGGTAGGCGTATCCGGCGATCCGCACCACCATCGGGTTCCGATAGCGGCCGTCGGAGAAGAACGACAGCGTGGCCGCTTCGCCGCGGATCTGATCCGCCGCGTTGTGCAGATAGGCGAGGTACTGGATCTCCGGGATCGGCACGAATCCGGCCAGCGCCGCGCCCAGCGCGGTGCCGAGGACGCTCTGCTCGTCCAGCAGGGTGTCGAACACGCGGCGCGCGCCGAAGGTCTTCTGCAACCCCTTCGTCACGCCGTACACACCCCCTTTGCGGCCGACGTCCTCCCCGAAGACGAGCACGTCGCGATCACGCGCGAGCAGACCGGCGAGGGTGTCGTTGACCGCTTGGGCGAAGGTCATCGGATCGCCTTGTGTGACAGCGCCGTTCGCGCTCACAGGACGAATGGCCGCCGGGCCCGGATGACCCGTGTCCGCGCGTTTGGTCTCGTCGATCGGAAGCGGGCCGGTTCTGAGCGCGTCGGCGCGCACGAGGGCGGGACGGGATGCAGCGATCGGTGCGATCACCGCCGCCGCGGAAGCGAGTTTCGGTTCCGCGGCGACGAGTTCGGCTGTCGTGGCGACGCGGCGGCCCGACTCGGTGTAAAGATGGAGCACGTCGGCGGGTGTGGCGACACCGGACTCGACCAGCAACCGTGCGGTCGCCAGGACCGGATCGCGGGCGAGGTCGGCGGCGATATCGGCCGGGCGGCGGTAGGCGGTTTCGACGTCGGATCCCGCGTGCGCGAGCAGTCGCACGGTCCGCAGGTGCAGGAACGCGGGCGCGCGGTTGTCCCTTACCCACCGCACGGCGGCATTCGCGGTGGTCAGCGCATCGAGGGCAGCGCAGCCGTCCGCATCGAAGTACGCCAGGCCCGGCCGGTGGCCGTAGGCCCGCTCGATCCAGTCCGGCGGCGTGGGAACACTGATGCCGATGCCGTTGTCCTCGCAGACGAACAGGACCGGCACCGCGATCCCCTGGTGGGCGGTGTGAATCGCGGCATTGATGGCCCCGGCCGCGGTGGAATGGTTGGCCGACGCGTCACCGAAACTGCATATCACCACGGCATCGCAGGGCCATGGGCTCGCGACGCCGAGCCGTGCCGCGCGATCGATCGCGAACGCCAACCCGACCGCGCGCGGAAGATGGGAGGCGATGGTCGACGTCTGCGGGATGATGTTCGCGGCAGCGCTGCCGAGCACCTTGTGCCGTCCACCCGAGATCGGGTCCGCCGCCGCGGCGACCACGCCGAGCAGGACATCCCGGATCGGGTCGAGCCCGGGAACGCGCC
Encoded here:
- a CDS encoding phosphoglycerate kinase; protein product: MAVKTLADLLGEGVEGRGVLVRSDLNVPLDDKGQITDPGRIIASAPTIKALAEAGAKVVVTAHLGRPKGEPDAKLSLAPVAARLAEELGRNVQLAGDVVGQDALARSEGLTDGDVLLLENIRFDPRETSKDDAQRAKLAAALVELVGDDGAFVSDGFGVVHRKQASVYDVAQQLPHYAGTLVAAEVEVLAKLTENPDRPYAVVLGGSKVSDKLAVIEALAPMVDTLVIGGGMCFTFLAAQGLSVGSSLLQEEMVDTCKRLLEQYADVIHLPRDIVVADAFAADAESKVVAAHEIPDGWLGLDVGPDSVDRFAVLLTEARTVFWNGPMGVFEFEKFAAGTRGVAEAIVTATGKGAFTVVGGGDSAAAVRALGLPEDGFSHISTGGGASLEYLEGKELPGIAVLEG
- a CDS encoding DMT family transporter; translation: MSSSVSTPARSGLVYLVGAGILWGTGGLLGTLLHRATGLAPVSVATCRLAVGGLLLMILLAGTRRPWPRNATAWRRIGAVAVLAATFQAAYFGAVAASSVSLATLITIGTSPVVVAVVEHVTGRRAVDRRRAATIGIALCGLALLVGVPTGNTGTAGLLVGAALAAVAATAFATVTVINAVPVPGLDATTTIALGFTGGALLLAPLAATSGLGFDPTPGSVALVVLLGLAPTAVAYTLYFRGLSDSGPGIAAVLALLEPLTGATLAAVVLGERLTAPGVAGAALLIVALLLAATPARPAVQGPDSAAERRHARD
- the tpiA gene encoding triose-phosphate isomerase; its protein translation is MARKPLIAGNWKMNLNHLEAIALVQKIAFALPEKYFDKVDVAVIPPFTDLRSVQTLVEGDKLLLTYGGQDVSVHEAGAYTGEISASMLAKLGCTFVVVGHSERRQYHNEDDATVLAKAKQALKHGITPIVCIGEGLNIRDARTHVEYNLEQLRGSLKGLTAEQISKIVIAYEPVWAIGTGKVATPADAQEVCGAIRGELEKLASPEVASGVRVLYGGSVNAKNVGELVAQTDIDGALVGGASLKGDEFATLSAIAAGGPLP
- the gap gene encoding type I glyceraldehyde-3-phosphate dehydrogenase yields the protein MTVRVGINGFGRIGRNFFRAVEAQKALGTTDIEIVAVNDLTDNATLATLLKYDSILGRLPQDVSLDGDDTIVVGDQRIKALAIKEGPAALPWGDLGVDVVVESTGIFTDATKAKGHLAAGAKKVIISAPAKGEDITIVMGVNDEKYDGSQNIISNASCTTNCLGPLAKVLNDEFGIERGLMTTIHAYTQDQNLQDGPHSDLRRARAAALNIVPTGTGAAKAIGLVLPELQGKLDGYALRVPVPTGSVTDLTATLRKSATLEEINAAYKAAAEGPLKGILKYNTDPIVSSDIVTDPASSIYDAPLTKVIDDQVKVVSWYDNEWGYSNRLADLIGLVGKSL
- a CDS encoding DUF1579 domain-containing protein, whose amino-acid sequence is MTLRKLYTALPVALVALATLVGCSDDSSHDHDHAHPGVTSTTAAAAVRPEQQDAGHRRLNQLVGEWKGEKSTFVAGGTADNPIKREIVSRWEWIAETGNNFLREEAEDIQGSAAYYRLGLLGFSPTDNRYEWSTVDSITPMTMSYKGAKGSGGDAEIVMAGEFTDPGVLGEQFIGKTIAMRTVIRLESADRVVMEISFTPPGEAERVADRVVLTRRK
- a CDS encoding META domain-containing protein — translated: MAAHFVRLGPVVLLALCAIAGCSGQEPDRGADEPTPVGRTFLSTNVEGAPIPGGGPLTISFTEGRLAADAGCNKFTGAVTLDDHVLHVSGLATTLMACEDDRRGADEWLSGLLNSQPSWRLDDSRLTLHSADRTVTLLDKKVAQPDKPVKGTSWLVTSLITDNSQVRSRALDEARPTLTIAEDGSVSGAAGCNQMTGSAEVSGAQITFRIATTKMMCSPEVMEVEQAVLNALDGGTNATVDAGTLTLRNDNGAGLVLHAQ